Proteins from a single region of Lasioglossum baleicum chromosome 1, iyLasBale1, whole genome shotgun sequence:
- the LOC143207153 gene encoding uncharacterized protein LOC143207153 yields the protein MHSHGQSRSTFVCSACAAEATARTVRQRGGTCAGGEASSRPRFWHHCLDPLLAVFNSISSVPQPWHHWLRPLIPMSMVKPIGGAPVCRNRMCFTIDTATASRTRSSATCATVYQLFQQSLERGGQTASHQVLFGTQPERVSPEWEGRETGDDIRKHNKGCGCLKNYCECYEAKIPCSANFKGIATWRSRI from the exons atgcactcacatgggcagagtagaagtacgttcgtgtgtagcgcgtgcgcagcagaagctacggcgaggacggtccgtcagagagggggaacctgtgctggaggggaagcgtcctcgcgtccccgattctggcatcactgcttgGACCCcctgctggcagtctttaatagtatctcgtcggtgccacagccttggcatcactgGCTCCGTCCCCTTATTCCTATGTCCATGGTAAAGCCGATCGGAGGCGcaccggtttgccggaacagaaTGTGTTTTACGATAGATACTGCGACTGCTTCGCGAACGAGGAGTTCTGCCACATGTgcaactgtataccaattgttcCAACAATCTCTGGAACGAGGAGGACAGACAGCGAGCCATCAAGTCCTGTTTGGAACGCAACCCGAACGCGTGTCGCCCGAATGGGAAGGTCGCGAGACCGGCGACGACATCCGTAAACACAATAAGGGCTGcggatgtttaaaaaattattgcgaATGCTACGAG GCCAAGATTCCGTGTTCAGCCAATTTTAAGGGTATCGCAACGTGGAGGAGCCGAATTTAG